From one Lotus japonicus ecotype B-129 chromosome 3, LjGifu_v1.2 genomic stretch:
- the LOC130744661 gene encoding SKP1-like protein 11, with product MAAEASSSSSSSKMISLKTADGEIFEVEPSIAKQMQTVQNFIDDIDSNAVIPLPEIKSRELVNIIEYCKHHRAADDDKDEANKDKEEGKDFDAEFAKALSYDELWGLCLAANYLNMKELLDFVTQTIANGIQNKNVEFMRKLFGIIDIGYTKEEEEALRQENAWAFEGVDPDETIN from the coding sequence atggCGGCCgaagcatcatcatcatcctcctcaTCAAAGATGATATCGCTGAAAACCGCAGACGGTGAGATCTTCGAGGTGGAGCCATCGATTGCAAAACAGATGCAAACCGTGCAGAACtttattgatgatattgatTCTAACGCGGTCATTCCCCTCCCCGAAATCAAAAGCCGAGAGCTCGTCAATATTATCGAGTACTGCAAGCACCACCGCGCCGCGGACGATGATAAAGACGAGGCCAATAAGGATAAAGAAGAAGGGAAGGATTTTGACGCGGAGTTCGCAAAGGCGCTGAGCTACGACGAGTTGTGGGGGCTGTGTTTGGCGGCGAACTACCTGAACATGAAGGAGCTGCTTGATTTTGTGACCCAGACCATTGCCAATGGGATACAGAACAAAAATGTGGAGTTCATGAGGAAGCTCTTTGGTATTATTGACATTGGTTACAcgaaggaggaagaggaggcGCTACGTCAAGAGAATGCATGGGCCTTTGAAGGCGTCGATCCCGACGAGACGATAAATTAG
- the LOC130742512 gene encoding 40S ribosomal protein S25-2-like, which translates to MALKKDKAPPPSSKPAKSGGGKQKKKKKWSKGKQKEKVNNQGTYDKLLSEAPKFKLITPSILSDRLRINGSLARKAIGELVARDSIRMVSAHASQQIYTRATNT; encoded by the coding sequence ATGGCTCTAAAGAAGGATAAGGCTCCCCCACCTTCCTCTAAGCCCGCCAAGTCCGGTGGTGgaaagcagaagaagaagaagaagtggagcaagggaaagcaaaaggagaAGGTCAACAACCAGGGCACTTACGACAAGCTCCTCTCTGAGGCACCCAAATTCAAGCTCATCACGCCTTCCATTCTCTCTGATCGTTTAAGGATTAATGGATCACTTGCAAGGAAGGCTATAGGAGAGTTGGTGGCTAGAGATTCAATCAGGATGGTTTCTGCCCATGCAAGTCAGCAAATTTACACTAGAGCTACAAATACCTAG